Proteins co-encoded in one Methanobacterium veterum genomic window:
- a CDS encoding NADH-quinone oxidoreductase subunit NuoF has product MNFDKIVKTAKNEYESLYKGEDPLILIGSATCGKSAGAALVKSVIQEELEKNNANAEIIEVGCIGLCYAEPIITIFKQGNPGIFYGNVTKKTAQEIIRSYIVKDDPLPEYALGTIGEGKIEGIPLFFDTKALKPQVRRILRNCGIIDPKNINHYIANDGYSGFMDAIKMAPEEVIEKIKESGLRGRGGAGFPTWMKWQFCRDSGGETRYLICNADEGDPGAFMNRSLLESDPHSVLEGILIAGYVIGAKKAYIYCRAEYPLALDHLKHAIKQMREYGFLGENICGSGFNFDIEIKEGAGAFVCGEETALIASVEGKRGTPRTRPPFPTTSGLFGKPTVINNVETLASVALIMQKNPDKFAEFGTDSSKGTKTFSLVGEIERPGLIEVPLGTTLREVIFDIGGGIPGGKKFKAVQIGGPSGGCLPESFIDTPIDYDSLTMAGAIMGSGGLVIMDESTCMVEVSRYFLEFSQRESCGKCVPCRLGAKQMLDILTDITEGKGKPEDVQLLKDLAEGIKKGSLCGLGQNTPNPVLTTLKFFENEYDAHINDQLCPALACKEFISYHIITEECNGCRLCFKSCPVDAISGEKKEPHVIDQEKCIKCGTCIELCSGKYDAMECIPKIEIDEGK; this is encoded by the coding sequence ATGAATTTCGATAAAATAGTTAAAACTGCAAAAAATGAATATGAATCGCTTTATAAAGGCGAAGACCCGTTGATACTCATAGGTTCTGCCACATGCGGAAAATCGGCAGGTGCAGCTCTTGTGAAATCTGTAATTCAAGAGGAATTGGAGAAAAATAATGCAAATGCAGAGATCATTGAAGTGGGCTGTATTGGGTTATGCTACGCAGAACCAATAATAACGATTTTTAAGCAGGGAAATCCTGGAATTTTTTATGGAAATGTAACAAAAAAGACAGCGCAAGAAATCATTAGATCTTACATTGTAAAAGATGATCCTTTACCTGAATATGCCCTTGGAACTATTGGAGAAGGAAAAATTGAGGGTATACCTCTATTTTTCGATACAAAAGCTTTAAAACCTCAGGTTCGGCGAATTTTACGTAACTGCGGTATTATAGATCCAAAGAATATCAACCACTACATTGCAAATGATGGGTACAGTGGATTTATGGATGCTATTAAAATGGCACCAGAGGAAGTTATAGAAAAAATAAAAGAATCTGGACTTAGGGGAAGGGGAGGAGCAGGATTCCCTACATGGATGAAATGGCAGTTCTGTCGTGATTCTGGAGGAGAAACCAGATACTTGATATGCAACGCTGATGAAGGAGATCCTGGGGCATTTATGAACAGGTCTCTCCTTGAAAGTGATCCTCACTCTGTTTTGGAAGGAATCCTTATAGCAGGTTATGTCATCGGCGCGAAAAAAGCATACATATACTGCAGAGCTGAATATCCTCTTGCACTTGATCATTTAAAACACGCCATAAAACAGATGCGAGAATATGGATTTTTAGGGGAGAATATCTGTGGCTCTGGATTTAATTTTGATATAGAAATAAAAGAAGGTGCCGGTGCATTTGTATGTGGTGAAGAAACTGCACTAATAGCATCAGTTGAAGGAAAAAGGGGAACTCCACGTACACGTCCTCCGTTCCCAACAACTTCTGGCCTGTTCGGTAAACCAACCGTTATAAACAACGTGGAAACCCTTGCAAGCGTAGCGCTTATAATGCAGAAAAACCCTGATAAATTCGCAGAATTTGGAACAGACTCAAGTAAAGGGACCAAAACATTCTCTCTAGTGGGTGAAATTGAAAGGCCGGGCTTAATTGAGGTGCCTCTTGGAACAACCTTAAGAGAAGTAATTTTCGACATCGGTGGAGGTATTCCTGGCGGCAAAAAATTTAAAGCAGTGCAAATTGGAGGGCCTTCTGGGGGATGTCTTCCTGAAAGCTTCATAGACACTCCAATAGACTATGATTCTCTTACTATGGCTGGTGCCATAATGGGCTCTGGCGGTCTTGTTATAATGGACGAAAGTACGTGCATGGTTGAAGTTTCCCGTTATTTCCTTGAATTTTCCCAGAGAGAGTCTTGCGGTAAGTGCGTACCATGCAGATTAGGTGCAAAACAGATGCTGGATATATTGACTGATATAACTGAAGGAAAAGGTAAACCTGAAGATGTACAGCTGCTTAAAGACCTTGCAGAAGGGATTAAAAAAGGTTCGCTGTGTGGTTTGGGCCAAAACACACCAAATCCGGTGCTTACAACGTTAAAATTCTTTGAAAATGAATACGATGCACACATCAATGACCAGCTCTGCCCTGCCCTTGCATGTAAAGAATTCATCTCTTACCATATAATAACTGAAGAATGCAACGGCTGCAGGTTATGCTTTAAATCATGTCCTGTAGATGCAATCAGCGGTGAAAAGAAAGAACCTCATGTAATTGACCAGGAAAAATGTATTAAATGCGGTACCTGCATCGAGCTGTGTTCAGGAAAATATGATGCTATGGAATGCATACCAAAAATAGAGATAGATGAAGGCAAATAA
- a CDS encoding chitobiase/beta-hexosaminidase C-terminal domain-containing protein, producing the protein MILTIILTVTLLFCGTAAAANTTSSHSAVSSNVTSKLGNVQVPFVENQGQLNNSKVKYYVTTISGNAYITYDGITYILLNNSHAVKEHFVGSNNVSVKGTNKSKTIVNYFKGNDKNKWKKSIPTYNQLYYADLYPNIDLTLKAYGKNFEKIFKVKPNGNPNDILFLIEGANSLKINKKGELEIVTDDGILKMTAPIAYQIINGKRVNVSVNYIVNGSYYGFKVGNYNKAYDLTIDPLLASTFLGGSDSDTSKAVSIDSHGNIFVAGTTQSYDVPVTSGSYGSSFNGYYDIFVSKFNSDLTQLLAFTYLGGIKYDGVSSLAVDSLGNVFITGSTQSINFPVTSGAYDTTFDNNAPYPDNAFVLKLNNDLTTLLASTFIGGNSDSGQDIAIDSSGNIFVTGSTATTNFPVTPGAYDTSYNGGDYDIFVSKFNNGLTQLLASTYLGGTDRDVVNGITVDPSGKVFIAGFTNSSNFPVTTGAYNASYSGKTLFISKLDNNLFGVLASTFIGGNDVTDIIFSSLSGNIFVSGYTNSTSFPVTSGAYDTSYNGGTYDIFVSKFSSNLTQLLASTYLGGNDYDIVYGMDIDPLENIFIVGGTSSTNFPTTPGAYDKSFNGDGDQFSRSIPGDVIISKLNSNLTQLLASTYLGGNYGDVGYAIAADPSGNIIITGKTGSTNFPATLGAYDESLNGAGDVFMSKFTSDLKGTADINVTISADDKNPKYKQTVLFVVTTKNNGPDDASGVTVEYVVPPGLSNVIITPSEGTSYSNGLWTIGNLNSGASVFLKVMGIINVSNTSIISNAAKTELNEFDPDLGNDASSLTLDIPKAVSVAVTTSVNNATPKYSQNIIYTVKVVNNGPDDATGLQITDLLPPGIRYVSDTSGGLYNYLTGIWNIGDLASGESKTLNITGNVTKTGVIVNAAQKTSVTEYDRDSNDDSSSTSIAVPAAADIKVKKTVDNAAPKYLQNVKFTINVTNNGPNIASGVKITDILPEGIQIVSSSTNQGTYSSGIWNVGTLASGTTATLTVIGKITASNTELTCTAIKTAQNEYDQNTGNDVSSVTLTVPAAADLNVKKIINGEINYLQNVGYTIHVENNGPNNATGVKIVDVLPEGFDFVSAETSQGKYDPLTGIWDIGNISAGNDVFAQITVKAQKLGSFVGTAAVSGAEYDSNSSDNVVNSQMDVKLKAAADVKSGSYNQTKVVNITSNKEGAVIYYTTDGSDPTETSNIYSGPIYINSQGTIILKFIATDGAGNWSEINTETYAIDTTAPKVWADHKGGLYNNGITVVLESDDENADIYYRINGGDEQLYSGPITIDLEGTTELTYRAVDGSGNWADALQETYTLDLPPEVWDNTEGGLYNHTVNVSLNSNDEKSRIYYTLNGTDPKVYGQLYNGPISISAEGTTELKYAAVDGSGNWSDIYTETYTIDTTAPKLWTDPKGGLHKDVITVTLNSDDDVNIYYTLDGRDPSVYGQLYTDPIEISDEGHTVLKYVAMDDAGNLSGIYAELYTIDTTAPDVWQNVDEGLYNHNVTLILESDDEEADIYYTFDDWKTSHRYTNPIKLTDGKTKIIYFTVDPAGNLSDDYIGYFKIDTKPPVTSANIKGGLYNATKTITLSMNEPGKIYYTLDGTAPTSKSKLYTGPITISSTTTLRFIAIDTAGNPSSVCTEKYTIDKVIPKVVSTSPKNGATGVSRTATFAIKLSESVKSSTNWSKIYIKNLSTGKLVSITKWISGNTLYINTTSRRLSYTWYRIYIPSYAVKDYAGNNAGGYTLQFKTGR; encoded by the coding sequence TTGATATTAACTATTATTTTAACTGTCACACTCTTATTTTGCGGGACAGCAGCGGCGGCAAACACGACTTCGAGTCATTCTGCCGTTAGTTCCAATGTAACATCTAAACTGGGCAACGTTCAAGTGCCTTTCGTTGAAAATCAGGGACAGTTAAACAATAGTAAGGTAAAATACTATGTCACAACGATTTCTGGTAATGCTTACATTACATACGACGGCATAACATATATACTTCTTAATAACAGCCATGCGGTCAAGGAACACTTTGTTGGTTCCAACAATGTCAGCGTGAAAGGGACAAACAAATCAAAGACGATAGTCAATTATTTTAAAGGAAATGACAAAAATAAATGGAAAAAAAGTATTCCAACGTATAACCAGCTTTACTATGCTGATTTATATCCTAATATTGATTTAACTCTCAAGGCTTATGGTAAAAACTTTGAAAAAATATTCAAGGTTAAACCAAATGGGAATCCAAATGATATACTATTTTTGATTGAAGGGGCAAACAGCCTTAAAATCAATAAAAAAGGCGAGCTTGAAATAGTGACCGATGACGGTATTTTAAAAATGACTGCGCCAATCGCTTATCAGATAATTAACGGGAAAAGGGTCAATGTGAGTGTTAATTATATTGTAAACGGCAGTTACTACGGATTCAAGGTTGGGAATTACAATAAAGCATATGATCTGACTATAGATCCTCTTTTAGCTTCTACTTTCTTGGGGGGAAGTGATTCTGATACGTCAAAGGCTGTTTCTATAGATTCTCATGGAAACATTTTTGTTGCGGGAACAACACAATCTTACGATGTTCCAGTAACTTCTGGATCATATGGCTCCTCTTTCAATGGATATTATGATATATTCGTTTCCAAGTTTAACAGCGACCTTACACAGCTTCTAGCATTCACTTATTTGGGAGGAATAAAATATGATGGTGTTTCTTCACTTGCAGTAGATTCGCTAGGAAACGTTTTTATTACAGGATCTACTCAATCTATTAATTTCCCAGTAACTTCAGGAGCATATGACACTACTTTTGATAATAATGCTCCATACCCAGATAATGCGTTCGTTTTGAAATTAAACAACGATCTTACAACACTTCTTGCATCCACTTTTATTGGGGGTAATTCAGATTCAGGGCAGGATATAGCCATAGATTCATCAGGAAATATTTTTGTCACGGGTAGTACGGCTACAACTAATTTTCCAGTAACACCTGGTGCTTATGATACGTCCTACAATGGAGGAGATTACGACATATTTGTTTCTAAGTTTAACAACGGCCTCACGCAGCTTTTAGCATCCACCTATCTTGGAGGAACAGATAGAGATGTTGTCAATGGGATAACAGTTGATCCTTCTGGAAAGGTATTCATTGCAGGATTTACTAACTCATCTAATTTCCCTGTGACAACCGGAGCTTATAACGCATCATACAGCGGAAAAACGTTATTCATTTCAAAATTAGATAATAACCTCTTTGGAGTTTTAGCATCTACTTTTATTGGAGGAAATGACGTAACAGACATAATATTTAGTTCATTATCTGGAAACATTTTTGTTTCAGGATATACAAATTCAACCAGTTTTCCAGTAACTTCAGGAGCTTATGATACTTCTTACAACGGCGGAACTTATGATATATTTGTTTCTAAATTTAGCAGCAACCTCACACAGCTTCTTGCATCCACTTATCTCGGTGGAAATGATTATGATATTGTGTACGGGATGGATATAGACCCTCTGGAGAATATTTTCATTGTAGGGGGTACATCATCAACCAATTTCCCAACTACTCCAGGGGCATATGACAAATCATTCAACGGGGATGGAGATCAATTCAGCAGGTCTATACCTGGCGATGTGATCATTTCAAAGTTAAACAGTAATTTAACTCAACTCCTTGCATCTACTTATCTTGGGGGAAATTATGGTGATGTTGGATATGCTATAGCTGCAGATCCCTCTGGGAATATTATCATCACAGGTAAGACTGGTTCAACTAATTTTCCAGCAACTCTTGGAGCTTATGATGAGTCTTTAAATGGTGCAGGTGATGTATTCATGTCTAAATTTACAAGTGACCTTAAGGGAACTGCAGATATAAATGTAACAATTTCAGCAGATGATAAAAACCCTAAATATAAACAAACTGTCCTCTTTGTTGTAACTACAAAAAATAATGGTCCGGATGATGCATCTGGAGTAACAGTGGAGTATGTGGTGCCGCCAGGGTTATCAAATGTTATTATAACTCCTTCAGAGGGAACATCCTATTCTAATGGATTATGGACTATTGGGAACCTTAACTCAGGTGCTTCGGTGTTCCTTAAAGTAATGGGGATTATCAACGTATCAAATACCAGTATAATCAGTAATGCTGCTAAAACAGAATTAAATGAATTTGATCCCGATCTTGGAAATGATGCATCCAGCCTAACTTTAGACATACCAAAAGCTGTAAGTGTCGCTGTTACAACGTCTGTTAACAATGCAACACCTAAATATTCTCAAAATATTATTTACACAGTTAAAGTGGTAAATAACGGCCCAGATGATGCAACTGGACTTCAGATAACTGATTTACTCCCACCGGGTATCCGATATGTTTCAGACACTTCAGGAGGACTCTATAATTATTTAACTGGAATCTGGAATATCGGTGACCTTGCAAGCGGCGAATCTAAAACTTTAAACATCACAGGAAATGTCACAAAAACTGGGGTAATCGTCAATGCAGCACAAAAAACCTCTGTAACCGAGTACGACAGAGATAGTAATGATGATTCATCAAGTACATCTATTGCAGTGCCTGCTGCTGCAGACATAAAGGTTAAAAAGACTGTTGATAATGCAGCGCCTAAGTACCTGCAAAATGTTAAATTCACCATCAATGTGACAAACAATGGACCAAATATAGCATCAGGAGTTAAAATTACAGATATTCTGCCTGAAGGAATACAGATAGTCTCTTCATCCACAAATCAAGGTACTTACAGTTCTGGAATATGGAATGTTGGAACACTTGCAAGTGGTACTACTGCAACACTTACAGTTATTGGGAAAATCACAGCTTCAAATACTGAATTAACCTGCACTGCCATAAAAACCGCACAAAATGAATATGACCAGAATACTGGAAATGATGTATCTAGTGTAACCCTTACAGTGCCTGCAGCCGCTGATCTAAATGTTAAAAAGATTATAAATGGTGAAATCAATTATCTGCAGAATGTCGGCTACACCATCCATGTGGAAAATAATGGTCCAAACAATGCAACAGGTGTTAAAATAGTTGATGTACTGCCTGAAGGCTTTGATTTTGTTTCTGCAGAGACTTCTCAAGGTAAATATGATCCACTCACTGGTATATGGGATATTGGCAATATTTCAGCAGGAAACGATGTATTTGCTCAAATCACTGTAAAAGCTCAAAAGTTAGGATCATTTGTAGGTACAGCAGCAGTGTCAGGTGCAGAATATGATTCAAATTCATCGGATAATGTGGTAAACAGCCAGATGGATGTGAAATTAAAAGCTGCTGCTGATGTAAAAAGTGGATCATACAACCAAACTAAGGTTGTAAACATTACCTCAAATAAAGAAGGCGCTGTAATATATTACACAACTGATGGAAGCGATCCAACAGAGACAAGCAACATATACTCAGGTCCAATTTATATAAACAGCCAGGGAACAATTATACTGAAATTTATAGCTACAGATGGCGCAGGAAACTGGTCAGAGATTAACACAGAAACATATGCTATCGACACCACTGCTCCAAAGGTATGGGCAGATCATAAGGGAGGATTATACAATAATGGAATAACTGTCGTTCTGGAGTCCGATGATGAAAATGCAGACATTTATTACAGGATAAATGGGGGCGATGAGCAGTTATACAGCGGTCCTATTACAATTGATCTGGAAGGAACAACTGAACTGACCTACAGGGCAGTTGATGGATCTGGAAACTGGGCAGATGCACTGCAGGAAACATATACACTTGATCTTCCACCTGAAGTTTGGGATAATACTGAAGGAGGCCTGTATAACCATACTGTGAATGTGAGTTTAAATTCCAATGATGAGAAATCAAGAATTTACTACACATTAAATGGAACTGATCCAAAAGTATATGGTCAATTATACAACGGTCCAATCAGTATAAGTGCAGAAGGAACAACTGAACTGAAGTATGCAGCAGTTGATGGATCTGGAAACTGGTCTGACATTTATACAGAAACATACACCATCGATACCACGGCACCGAAACTATGGACCGATCCTAAGGGAGGATTACACAAAGACGTGATTACTGTAACCTTAAACTCTGACGACGATGTTAATATTTATTATACCTTAGATGGGCGTGATCCATCAGTATACGGCCAATTATACACGGATCCAATTGAAATAAGTGATGAAGGGCATACTGTGCTGAAATATGTAGCAATGGATGATGCAGGAAACCTTTCTGGCATATACGCTGAATTATATACAATTGATACAACAGCTCCAGATGTGTGGCAGAATGTTGACGAAGGATTATACAATCATAATGTAACTCTCATATTGGAGTCTGATGATGAAGAGGCGGATATTTACTACACATTTGATGATTGGAAAACCTCACATAGGTATACTAATCCGATTAAATTAACTGATGGAAAAACAAAAATCATATATTTCACAGTAGATCCTGCAGGGAATTTATCAGATGATTATATAGGATACTTCAAAATAGACACAAAACCGCCTGTAACAAGCGCTAATATCAAAGGTGGATTGTATAATGCCACTAAAACCATAACTCTGTCGATGAATGAGCCTGGAAAAATATATTATACTTTAGACGGTACTGCGCCGACATCAAAGAGTAAGCTGTACACTGGACCGATTACAATATCTTCTACAACCACTTTGAGGTTTATAGCAATTGATACTGCAGGTAATCCATCTTCAGTTTGCACTGAGAAGTACACCATTGATAAAGTGATACCAAAAGTAGTCTCCACTTCACCTAAAAATGGAGCTACCGGTGTTTCAAGAACTGCAACATTTGCAATTAAACTCAGTGAAAGCGTTAAAAGCAGTACTAACTGGTCTAAAATTTATATAAAGAATCTCAGCACTGGAAAACTAGTTTCAATTACCAAATGGATCTCGGGAAACACACTTTATATCAACACGACCAGCAGGAGGCTCAGTTACACATGGTACCGGATTTACATCCCATCTTATGCAGTAAAAGACTATGCAGGTAATAATGCAGGTGGCTACACTTTACAATTTAAAACAGGAAGATAA
- the mobB gene encoding molybdopterin-guanine dinucleotide biosynthesis protein B, with translation MKVIAVSGTKNTGKTTLVTRIVAELTRRGFSVGTIKHTHHTFDLEGKDTWKHREAGAEIVVGSGDETFLTVNENMDLDQILSMIKFIKDLDFVVLESFKHCKYAKVATSDIEDEFIITRVNALKMNENDVKPIVDLIEERSYGILQNLDCKKCGFENCTEFAKAVAKGEAKTGTECKTESDEILLRVDDRIIPMNFFVQDFVKNAVVGMIKSLKTEEFGVYEGKKIELIIRDKD, from the coding sequence ATGAAAGTTATAGCTGTTTCTGGAACAAAAAATACTGGAAAAACAACACTAGTTACAAGAATTGTTGCCGAACTTACAAGGAGAGGCTTCAGCGTTGGAACCATTAAACACACACACCATACTTTTGACCTTGAAGGTAAAGACACATGGAAACACAGGGAAGCCGGGGCTGAAATTGTAGTGGGTTCAGGTGATGAAACCTTTTTAACTGTAAATGAAAATATGGACTTAGACCAGATTTTAAGCATGATAAAGTTCATTAAAGACCTTGATTTTGTAGTTCTAGAAAGTTTTAAACACTGTAAATATGCTAAAGTAGCTACATCCGATATTGAAGATGAATTCATAATAACCCGAGTTAATGCCCTGAAAATGAATGAAAATGATGTTAAACCGATTGTAGATCTAATTGAAGAACGAAGCTACGGCATTTTACAGAATTTGGATTGTAAAAAATGCGGCTTTGAAAACTGTACAGAGTTTGCAAAAGCGGTTGCAAAAGGCGAAGCAAAAACGGGCACAGAATGTAAAACTGAATCTGATGAAATTCTACTCAGAGTAGATGACCGTATTATCCCAATGAACTTCTTTGTACAGGATTTCGTTAAAAATGCAGTTGTAGGCATGATAAAATCCCTTAAAACTGAAGAATTTGGAGTATATGAAGGTAAAAAGATTGAATTGATAATAAGGGATAAAGATTAG
- the fdhF gene encoding formate dehydrogenase subunit alpha: protein MKKNKITFTIDGFNIETEEGTTILEAALENGIYIPNLCYSPQLKPYGACRLCLVENDDGRLVTSCETIAQEGMNIKSESEAVNKVRRLVAELLIANHEMDCLTCAKNNECKLQEIASYLGIQRDDLGSLRCSTLDLEKDESNPFFDRDLKKCILCGICVRTCSEMLGVNAVDFGFRGCNTKITTFADRPIMESACVSCGECVVRCPVGALVPKNSPKPSREVKSTCPYCGVGCSIYLGVRGNEITGVRADPDNKVNKGNLCVKGRFGYKFINHPDRLTLPLIKRNGEFEEVSWDEALDFIAQNLEKYKGDTFAAISSARCTNEDNYALQKFTRVVMGTNNVDNCARSCHAPSVAGLARSMGSGAMSNSIDEIPDADCLFIIGTNATASYPVIGMRMIEAAKKGKKLIVADPREIQLSKYADVFLKHNPGTDVALLMGMMGVIIEEGLYDSSFVDKRTENFDEFKKSLEEFDLDSVEEITGVDKEKIREAARLYASTKPASILYSLGITEHSHGTDNVFALSNLALLTGNIGKPSTGVNPIRGQNNVQGSCDMGCLPDSYPGYQKVDDAEVYKKFEEMWGCELDKSVGLKMPFVIGASSLGTVKALYIMGENPVLSEPDSSSIIKSLENLDFLIVQDIFMTETARMADVVLPAASYAEKDGTFTNAERRMQRVRKAIEPVGESKADWEITCEIAKKMGAEGFEFKNASSIVDELASVAPIFGGITYGRIEEEGIQWPCIDEKDPGTPILHVEKFATESGKGKFIPLHYRPPAELPDEEYPLLLTTGRSIYHYHTTTMTGAADGLVELYGDDPLEINPEDAAELGFENGDMVKVISRRGEVKTRVEVTDMSPKGVVFMTFHFGETPTNVLTSPAMDPISNTPEFKVCAVKVEKE from the coding sequence ATGAAGAAAAATAAAATCACATTTACAATAGATGGATTTAATATAGAAACGGAAGAAGGAACCACTATACTTGAGGCGGCACTTGAAAACGGCATTTATATTCCAAATTTATGTTACAGCCCTCAATTAAAACCATATGGGGCATGTAGATTGTGCTTAGTTGAAAATGATGATGGAAGATTGGTTACATCATGTGAAACAATTGCACAGGAAGGTATGAATATAAAAAGTGAAAGTGAAGCAGTAAATAAAGTAAGAAGGCTTGTTGCAGAGCTTTTAATTGCAAACCATGAGATGGACTGCCTTACATGTGCTAAAAATAATGAATGCAAACTGCAGGAAATAGCTTCTTATCTTGGTATTCAAAGGGATGATCTGGGAAGTTTAAGGTGTTCGACTCTAGATCTTGAAAAGGATGAATCCAATCCATTTTTCGATAGGGATCTTAAGAAATGTATACTGTGTGGGATATGTGTTAGAACATGCAGTGAGATGCTGGGTGTAAATGCAGTTGATTTTGGATTTAGAGGGTGCAATACAAAAATTACAACATTTGCGGATAGGCCTATAATGGAATCGGCATGTGTATCCTGTGGGGAATGTGTTGTAAGATGCCCTGTTGGTGCACTTGTTCCTAAAAACAGTCCAAAACCTTCAAGGGAAGTTAAAAGTACATGCCCATACTGCGGTGTTGGTTGCAGTATCTATCTTGGAGTCCGCGGAAATGAAATTACAGGTGTAAGGGCTGATCCAGATAATAAGGTAAATAAAGGCAACCTCTGTGTTAAGGGTAGATTTGGATATAAATTCATCAATCACCCTGACAGGCTGACTTTGCCTTTAATAAAGCGGAATGGGGAATTTGAAGAAGTAAGCTGGGATGAAGCACTTGATTTTATAGCTCAAAATCTTGAAAAATATAAGGGAGACACTTTCGCAGCGATTTCATCTGCAAGATGCACAAATGAAGATAATTATGCTCTCCAGAAATTTACACGTGTTGTAATGGGCACAAATAATGTGGATAACTGCGCACGTTCATGCCATGCACCATCGGTTGCAGGGCTTGCCAGAAGTATGGGGAGCGGGGCAATGAGTAATTCTATAGACGAAATACCTGATGCGGATTGTCTATTTATTATAGGTACCAACGCAACGGCGTCATATCCAGTTATAGGTATGAGAATGATTGAGGCAGCTAAAAAGGGTAAAAAGCTTATTGTTGCAGATCCAAGGGAGATACAGCTTTCAAAATATGCTGATGTGTTCTTAAAACATAATCCTGGAACTGATGTTGCTCTCCTTATGGGTATGATGGGAGTGATAATTGAGGAAGGCTTGTATGATTCTTCTTTTGTCGATAAACGCACAGAAAACTTCGATGAATTTAAAAAATCACTTGAAGAATTTGATCTAGACTCTGTTGAGGAAATTACTGGAGTTGACAAAGAAAAAATACGAGAAGCCGCAAGATTATACGCATCAACAAAACCTGCATCTATTCTGTACTCGTTAGGTATAACAGAGCATTCTCATGGAACTGACAATGTATTTGCGCTCAGTAACCTGGCACTTCTTACAGGAAACATCGGAAAACCTTCCACTGGAGTAAACCCGATTAGGGGGCAAAATAATGTTCAGGGCTCCTGTGATATGGGTTGTTTACCTGATTCGTATCCGGGATACCAGAAGGTCGATGACGCGGAAGTTTATAAGAAATTTGAAGAAATGTGGGGCTGTGAATTAGATAAGTCTGTAGGATTAAAAATGCCGTTTGTTATAGGTGCATCAAGTCTTGGAACGGTTAAAGCACTTTATATCATGGGTGAAAATCCGGTTTTAAGCGAGCCTGACTCTTCAAGCATCATTAAATCCCTTGAAAATCTTGACTTTTTAATAGTTCAGGATATTTTCATGACTGAAACGGCGCGCATGGCTGATGTGGTACTGCCTGCAGCATCTTACGCTGAAAAGGATGGTACATTTACCAATGCAGAACGAAGAATGCAAAGGGTACGAAAAGCAATAGAACCAGTAGGTGAATCTAAAGCCGATTGGGAAATAACCTGTGAAATTGCTAAAAAGATGGGTGCAGAAGGATTTGAATTTAAGAATGCGTCCTCTATTGTAGATGAACTTGCTTCAGTTGCTCCAATATTTGGTGGAATTACCTACGGCCGTATTGAAGAAGAGGGCATACAATGGCCTTGCATTGATGAAAAAGACCCTGGAACTCCAATTCTGCATGTGGAAAAATTTGCAACTGAAAGCGGCAAAGGGAAGTTCATACCTTTACACTACAGACCTCCTGCTGAGCTGCCTGATGAAGAATATCCATTGCTCCTTACAACAGGGCGTAGTATTTATCATTATCATACTACTACCATGACTGGAGCCGCTGATGGTCTTGTTGAATTGTACGGTGATGATCCACTAGAAATAAATCCTGAAGATGCGGCAGAACTTGGATTTGAAAATGGAGATATGGTTAAAGTAATCTCAAGGAGGGGTGAAGTTAAAACAAGGGTAGAAGTAACTGATATGTCTCCAAAAGGAGTAGTCTTTATGACGTTCCACTTCGGTGAAACACCTACAAATGTTCTTACAAGCCCTGCGATGGACCCTATATCCAATACACCGGAATTTAAGGTTTGTGCGGTGAAGGTTGAAAAAGAGTAA